The following are encoded together in the Humulus lupulus chromosome 5, drHumLupu1.1, whole genome shotgun sequence genome:
- the LOC133834265 gene encoding myrcene synthase, chloroplastic-like gives MQFLAVHQFAPSSVSICSSNVSSRLRPKKSNSTIITTARARAISRSSACYPTQCTVVNRTGSNPIDRRSANYEPSIWSFDYIQSLTSQYKGEPYTSRVNKLEGDVRRMLVEMENTLAQLELIDTLQRLGLSYRLEDEIKTILEKKIPYNMDNPNCNLYAIALEFRLLRQHGYAVPQEIFNIFKDETGKFKASISDDIMGVLALYEASFYGKIGESILEEARVFSTECLKNYLINNNNDDDYNYNIQVVSHALELPLHWRTTRTEAKWFIHVYEKKQDMNPTLLEFSKLDFNIIQSTHHEELKHLFRWWKHTKLGEKLNFTRDRLMECFLWKVGVRFEPKFSYFRTITAKSYELITLIDDIYDVYGTLEELELFTKAVERWDVKMINELPDYMKMPFLVLHNTINEMVFEVLRDQDIAINIEYLKKTWVDMCRSFLQEAKWYYSGYTPTLQEYIDNAWKSVGGPVLIVHAYFSHANHTITNEVLECLEEGYPPIVRQSAIILRLANDLATSSEELKRGDAPKSIQCYMKETNVTEEEARHHIKFLISETWKEMNNPEGLCASSSMIEDARNFARMGLFMYQHGDGHSSQDNRSKERISELIIKPIP, from the exons atgcaGTTCTTGGCGGTTCACCAATTTGCTCCATCATCAGTCTCTATTTGCAGTAGTAATGTTAGTAGTCGACTTAGACCAAAAAAATCTAATAGTACTATTATTACTACTGCAAGAGCAAGGGCAATATCAAGATCAAGTGCTTGCTACCCCACCCAATGTACTGTGGTCAATAGGACTGGTTCTAATCCTATTGATCGAAGATCAGCCAACTATGAACCTTCCATTTGGTCTTTTGATTATATTCAGTCTCTTACAAGCCAATATAAG GGCGAGCCCTATACAAGTCGAGTGAATAAGCTCGAGGGAGATGTGAGAAGAATGCTTGTTGAGATGGAAAACACTTTAGCTCAACTTGAGCTCATTGATACATTGCAAAGACTTGGATTATCTTACCGTCTTGAGGATGAAATAAAAACTATTTTGGAGAAAAAAATTCCCTATAATATGGATAACCCTAATTGTAATTTATATGCCATTGCTCTTGAATTTAGGCTTCTACGCCAACATGGCTATGCAGTACCTCAAG aaatttttaatattttcaaggaCGAGACAGGTAAATTCAAAGCAAGCATAAGTGATGATATTATGGGAGTATTGGCCTTGTACGAAGCTTCATTCTATGGGAAAATAGGTGAAAGTATTTTGGAGGAAGCTAGGGTTTTCTCAACCGAATGTCTCAAAAACTActtgataaataataataatgatgatgattataattataatatccaAGTAGTGAGTCATGCCTTGGAGCTTCCACTTCATTGGAGGACCACAAGAACAGAAGCCAAGTGGTTCATCCATGTATATGAAAAAAAACAAGACATGAATCCTACTTTGCTTGAGTTTTCCAAACTAGATTTCAACATCATACAATCAACACATCATGAGGAACTAAAACATTTATTCAG ATGGTGGAAGCATACTAAACTGGGAGAGAAATTGAATTTCACAAGAGATAGATTGATGGAGTGTTTCTTATGGAAGGTTGGAGTAAGATTTGAGCCAAAATTCAGTTATTTTAGAACAATAACTGCCAAATCATATGAGCTAATAACATTAATTGACGATATATATGATGTTTATGGAACATTGGAGGAGTTAGAGCTTTTCACCAAAGCTGTTGAGAG ATGGGATGTGAAAATGATAAATGAGTTGCCTGATTATATGAAGATGCCTTTCCTTGTTTTACACAATACCATAAATGAAATGGTATTTGAGGTATTAAGAGACCAAGATATCGCCATCAACATTGAATACCTCAAGAAAACG TGGGTAGACATGTGTAGAAGTTTTCTTCAAGAAGCAAAATGGTACTATAGTGGATACACACCAACACTGCAAGAATATATTGATAATGCTTGGAAATCAGTAGGAGGACCGGTTCTTATTGTTCATGCTTATTTCTCTCATGCAAATCACACTATAACCAATGAGGTCTTGGAATGCTTGGAAGAAGGTTATCCCCCCATAGTTCGTCAGTCAGCCATAATTTTAAGACTTGCAAATGATCTAGCAACATCATCT GAAGAACTCAAAAGAGGCGACGCCCCTAAATCAATTCAATGTTATATGAAAGAAACTAATGTAACTGAAGAAGAAGCTCGTCATCATATAAAGTTTTTGATAAGTGAAACATGGAAAGAGATGAATAATCCAGAAGGATTATGTGCAAGCTCATCAATGATTGAAGATGCCAGAAACTTTGCTAGGATGGGACTATTTATGTATCAACATGGTGATGGACACAGTTCTCAGGATAACCGATCAAAAGAACGAATTTCAGAGTTGATTATTAAACCTATCCCCTAA